Proteins co-encoded in one Sporosarcina sp. FSL K6-1522 genomic window:
- a CDS encoding HK97 gp10 family phage protein, with product MAKDMFSLVWSGLSEFEDDLKGMEKELFKNIEKAMSDYSMLIEEGTRALVHRDHGDLEASINFGRPKREGDSFVIEGGSNLKYALRRHEEPYRPGTHDKYDAGVKFVKYYLNGRGRRTFGKPSWRGEKPGRKFLERAIVATEKDFDAVMVEALEKTLEGK from the coding sequence ATGGCTAAAGACATGTTTAGTCTGGTTTGGAGCGGTTTGAGTGAGTTCGAGGATGACCTAAAGGGCATGGAGAAGGAATTGTTCAAGAACATCGAAAAAGCTATGAGTGATTACTCGATGCTAATTGAAGAGGGAACCCGGGCATTGGTGCATCGTGATCACGGTGATTTGGAAGCTTCAATCAACTTTGGCAGACCGAAACGTGAAGGTGACTCGTTCGTCATTGAAGGTGGATCCAATCTCAAATACGCACTCAGGAGACATGAAGAGCCGTATCGACCGGGAACGCATGACAAGTACGACGCAGGTGTGAAATTCGTGAAATACTACCTGAACGGTCGTGGTCGTCGAACATTCGGAAAGCCGAGTTGGCGGGGCGAGAAGCCGGGCAGGAAGTTTCTTGAGCGTGCAATAGTCGCTACCGAAAAGGACTTTGATGCAGTTATGGTCGAAGCGCTCGAAAAAACGTTGGAGGGGAAATAG